Part of the Henckelia pumila isolate YLH828 chromosome 2, ASM3356847v2, whole genome shotgun sequence genome is shown below.
TCAAGTTTCCTCTGTGATTTACTTTTCCAAGAATTGGAGATTAAACTAATTTCTGACAAAAAGATCTTGTTTGCAGCTGGAGGTGACATTTTCTGTGTTATTGGTAGTGTAGAACAGTGAAGTTTTcagtttgtttttgtttgattcTAAAATGGTgcagcctttttttttttctgggaAATTCTGCAGTTTAGTGTCAAAATAGAAagttcagaatatgaagtttaTGAAGCTTGGATCTCGCCCCGACACTTTCTATGCCACAGAGTCCGTAAGGTAATTTCGAATTTCAATTTTCTTTGCCTTTCACCTGTTTTGTTTTATATTGAGTCGTTTCAGTTTCTATCAAGAATTTTTGTACATACTTATTTGGATTAATTTGTTTGATGACAAAAAAGTTTTCTTGATTCAGGTCTGTATCATCTGAGGTTTCAAGTGATCTTATCATTCAAGTCAAGGGAAGCAGATACTTACTCCACAAGGTAAATTCGAATTCCAACACAATTTTTTGTTTACGTTTTCCTGATTGAACTGTGATTGTTGAATGCAagaaatttgatgattttgaggTTTTCATTGCACAGTTTCCGCTTTTGTCGAAGAGTTTGAGGTTGCAAAGATTGTGCTTAGAAAGCCCTGAAGCTTCCCAGATCCAAATAGTCCAAATCCCTGATTTCCCAGCAGGACTGGAGGCATTTGAAGTCTGTGCAAAGTTCTGTTATGGCATTACAGTCACTCTCAGTGCTTATAACCTCGTATCAGTCCGATGTGCGGCTGAGTATCTTCAAATGACAGAAGATGTCGAAAAGGGTAATTTGATATACAAGATTGAAGTGTTCTTCAATTCTTGTATCCTCCATGGTTGGAGGGACTCATTTGTAACTTTGCAAACTACCAAAGCCTTCCCTTTGTTATCAGAGGATCTTGGGATTACTAGTAGATGTATTGACTCCATTGCCTCTAAAGTTTTAACCAATCCCACAAAGGTGAACTTGTCACATAGTTATTCAAGAAAGGAGAGGGACAATCTATCGTGCAATGGATCTGAGTGTCGTGTGAATAAGGCTGCGGGTAGTGCTAAAGGATGGTGGGGGGAAGACTTGGCGGAGCTGGGGATCGATCTTTATTGGAGAGCAATGATTGTCATTAAAGCTGGTGGGAAGGTTCCTTCGAATCATATTGGCGATGCGTTGCGAATTTATGCATCACGATGGTTGCCTAATGTGCCGAAATTCATAGACGTGGAAAAAGATGCCGAATCAGATCGCAGGTTGGAGTCGAATGGAGAGAAAACTTCGAGACCTAGGCTGCTCTTAGAATCGATAGTTAGCTTACTACCAGCTGAGAGAGGTGCTGCTTCTTGCAGCTTTTTGTTGAAATTGTTAAAGGCTGCTAATATTTTGAAAGCTTCTTCCTCTAGAAAAATGGAACTTGTAAGAAGGGTTGGTATTCAGTTGGATGAAGCAACAGTTGGCGATTTGTTGATACCTAGTTTGTCGTCGAAAAACGGCCTGGTATATGATGTGGATATTGTTTTGAACATATTAGAACAGTTCACTTTACAAGGGCAGAGTCCCCCAATAAGCCCTCCAAGAATCAAGAAAGATTTCGAAAGGCGGAGGTCTCGATCTGCTGAGAACCTTGATTTCGAGTTTCAAGAAAGTCGGCGATCATCTTCTGCATCACACAGCTCAAAACTTAAGGTGGGGAAGCTGGTGGATAAGTATCTTCAAGAAATCGCCCGGGACAAGAGTTTGCCTTTGTCCAAGTTCATTGCGGTTGCGGAAGCCATTCCAGAATTCTCCAGGCTTGCACATGATGATCTGTACAAAGCCATTGACATTTATTTAAAGGTATATCATAgcaaatatgtatttatatttgTCCAAAGAAAGAGCTCGTTTATGGATTTTTCGACTAATCGTTTAGGTACATCCGGAACTCAATAAGAGCGAACGGAAGAGCTTATGCCGTATATTGGACTGCAAAAAGCTATCAGTGGAAGCTTGTATGCATGCTGCACAAAATGAAATGCTCCCATTAAGAGTTGTAGTGCAAGTTCTCTTCTTCGAGCAAGCTCGAACAGCGCAGAATGGCGGCCAAATGGCCGAGTTACCGAGCGAAATCAAGGTTTTATTAGCAGCACACAAGAATCCCTTGAAGCACACTGCTTCTTTTAGCACCAACATGCCAGCAGAAGATCAGTTGAGTGTATCAGGCCAGAAATCGCCATACTCGAACGTTTCTAGTCAGAAGATGAAACCGGTCGAAGAGAACAACTCGGATCCAAATTTCCCAGATGGGATCGAAAAATCTTCGAAACTCAACTCCTTAAGCATGGTTCCTGAAAGGCCTAAAAGAATGTTCAGCAAGTTGTGGCCAATCAACAGAAGTGCAAGTGAAAAGAACTGAGAAATCTTATTTAGTTTTTCTTGTTtgtgttttctttcttttctgccAGAGTAGTAAATTACACTCTGCCTTTATTGAGCTATTTTCTTCACATCCTAATTCTTGAAGTGTAATCACTAGGAAAATCAAATTccttgtgaattatttgtgtaaCCTATGCTAATAATGATAAGGatacatctttttttttttttttttacaagaaaGAAAACTATGTCGCAGCATCCTCTTTTCGAGCCAAGGCGGTCCGACCTATTAAAATCGATGCAGCAGTGATCAGAACCAGCTAGCACGAGTGGACGGATCAAGTCAGTTTGCGAGCTTTTAAAGCTGACAAAGATTATTCATTTCGTCTTCACAATTATATGATTGAAGAGATTGAATAATGGCTCCCGCCATTGTTTAATAATGTTCGAACTCGAATTCTCATCCGAGCCAAATCAAACCAAACCCAAAAATGATTCATTTTAAGTTGTCTGTTGGGGCTACACACATATTTAAAACAAAGTTGATCAAGTCAAACAAGAAAAGTGACTAATATTATATTAAGAGTTAGTCTCTTGTCAAACGAGTCGATCCGATCCATACATATaacaaaaagtaatattttgatataaaatatatttttcataaatcGAATGGGATAAAAAAATCTGTCACGCATACATATGTTATAGATTGACATGCGTTTTCGTGTATTATTTGTTCAACCTTGGATAATAAAAGTAATCTTTatcgaaatgaaaaaaaatatttaaaatttgtatttaatttcttgaaatgtaaatcataatatcaaaaGTTTTAATTCTCTCTATCTCAACCACAAGCAATCCATCACTTTATGAGCTTATGTAATGCTTCAACCACTAtggtatttttttattaattttaaacctc
Proteins encoded:
- the LOC140882094 gene encoding BTB/POZ domain-containing protein At1g67900-like — its product is MKFMKLGSRPDTFYATESVRSVSSEVSSDLIIQVKGSRYLLHKFPLLSKSLRLQRLCLESPEASQIQIVQIPDFPAGLEAFEVCAKFCYGITVTLSAYNLVSVRCAAEYLQMTEDVEKGNLIYKIEVFFNSCILHGWRDSFVTLQTTKAFPLLSEDLGITSRCIDSIASKVLTNPTKVNLSHSYSRKERDNLSCNGSECRVNKAAGSAKGWWGEDLAELGIDLYWRAMIVIKAGGKVPSNHIGDALRIYASRWLPNVPKFIDVEKDAESDRRLESNGEKTSRPRLLLESIVSLLPAERGAASCSFLLKLLKAANILKASSSRKMELVRRVGIQLDEATVGDLLIPSLSSKNGLVYDVDIVLNILEQFTLQGQSPPISPPRIKKDFERRRSRSAENLDFEFQESRRSSSASHSSKLKVGKLVDKYLQEIARDKSLPLSKFIAVAEAIPEFSRLAHDDLYKAIDIYLKVHPELNKSERKSLCRILDCKKLSVEACMHAAQNEMLPLRVVVQVLFFEQARTAQNGGQMAELPSEIKVLLAAHKNPLKHTASFSTNMPAEDQLSVSGQKSPYSNVSSQKMKPVEENNSDPNFPDGIEKSSKLNSLSMVPERPKRMFSKLWPINRSASEKN